One Mugil cephalus isolate CIBA_MC_2020 chromosome 8, CIBA_Mcephalus_1.1, whole genome shotgun sequence genomic window carries:
- the c8h5orf34 gene encoding uncharacterized protein C5orf34 homolog, which yields METDAAVSLMIMYEDESVDVRYGNGARLQLSPCGCEFTLVKAQDPRGHPLQPPERVRQRTRFTVSTYKELIVAALEFRNKYATRPYLPEELISADHKKPFFSIDSVVRWPEWSSCEPELGPRGEAVVRSEEGQATLVLSPSGEEFTVEFTCALSHTHSQHRSEPLSRRDPGGCQDGQQQGNDPICGSTGDLTRDCHQGRGSRKKETTRSRSCSPGIISAAELKPEQMYQSTTVIQHHSCCAVAPMWAYPLSLAWHHWTARFSKPTDVEGEETSNSNRADIRKNMLDVSSEERRSCLPQALPLTCPSPHWHRWRVKDPLGKEEHSDLPTELVKILWCQGVTYRILSGAFSVVEVSPGDGSVIRSNGLLSSYFTHHKPELQSKQVREVTYHLNSLPPDVLGQVYSVCSIVSRANRILMCYNQTKQLLKLHAAPSCLEEDRGFSKPKTYEDNLPNVAVVEQHMNVTQVPDSRSDMVAAELEKIKRFNFLMDNNHLFATEKEHTDSHSSSAGFTHEPVDETCIAEALQRTSKAIQDIDALIASAALT from the exons ATGGAAACCGACGCCGCTGTGAGTTTGATGATAATGTATGAGGACGAGTCGGTGGACGTCCGTTACGGGAACGGAGCTCGGTTGCAGCTGTCGCCGTGCGGCTGCGAGTTCACGTTGGTGAAAGCCCAGGACCCCCGTGGACATCCTCTGCAGCCCCCCGAGAGAGTCCGACAGAGGACCAGGTTCACCGTGAGCACATACAAG GAGCTCATTGTAGCTGCACTGGAGTTCAGGAATAAATACGCTACTCGACCATATTTACCAGAGGAACTCATCTCAGCTGATCATAAGAAG CCTTTTTTCAGCATTGACTCAGTTGTGCGGTGGCCCGAGTGGTCGTCCTGTGAGCCTGAGCTCGGACCCCGAGGTGAGGCCGTCGTCAGGTCGGAGGAGGGACAAGCCACCTTGGTGCTTTCGCCCTCGGGTGAGGAATTCACCGTCGAGTTCACATGCGCTCTCAGTCACACTCACAGTCAGCACCGCAGCGAGCCTCTTTCGAGAAGAGATCCTGGTGGCTGCCAAGATGGTCAGCAGCAAGGAAACGATCCCATCTGTGGCAGCACCGGTGACCTGACCAGAGACTGTCATCAGggaagaggaagcagaaagaaagagacgaCTAGATCAAGGTCTTGTTCTCCGGGTATTATCAGTGCTGCTGAGCTAAAG CCCGAACAGATGTACCAGTCCACTACGGTGATCCAGCATCACTCTTGCTGCGCTGTCGCCCCCATGTGGGCGTACCCTCTCTCCTTGGCTTGGCATCACTGGACAGCTCGTTTCTCAAAACCTACAGATGTCGAAGGAGAGGAAACAAGCAATTCCAACCGGGCTGACATCAGAAAAAACATGTTGGATGTATCCAGTGAAGAGAGAAGGTCCTGCCTGCCACAGGCACTGCCTCTCACATGTCCGTCACCTCACTGGCACAG GTGGAGGGTTAAAGATCCCTTGGGCAAAGAAGAACATTCAGACCTTCCAACAGAGCTTGTGAAAATATTGTGGTGTCAAGGAGTCACTTACAG GATACTGAGCGGAGCTTTCTCAGTCGTAGAGGTTTCCCCAGGCGATGGATCAGTCATCCGGTCTAACGGTCTCTTAAGCTCTTATTTCACCCATCATAAACCTGAGCTCCAATCAAAGCAG GTCAGAGAGGTCACCTATCATTTAAACAGCCTTCCACCTGATGTACTTGGACAGGTCTACTCTGTGTGCTCCATTGTGAGCCGTGCAAATAG GATCCTTATGTGCTACAACCAGACCAAACAGTTACTGAAGCTCCATGCTGCTCCCAGCTGCTTAGAAGAG gaCAGAGGTTTTTCTAAGCCAAAAACGTATGAAGACAATCTGCCAAATGTGGCAGTTGTTGAGCAGCACATGAATGTTACGCAGGTTCCAGACAGTCG GTCAGATATGGTTGCTGCAGAACTGGAGAAGATAAAGCGATTCAACT TTCTGATGGACAACAACCACCTGTTTGCAACTGAGAAAGAACACACGGACTCACACAGTAGCTCTGCTGGGTTCACTCATGAACCAGTAGATGAGACGTGCATTGCTGAAGCTCTTCAAAGGACCTCCAAAGCCATTCAGGACATTGATGCTCTCATAGCTTCGGCCGCACTCACTTAA